A DNA window from Phragmites australis chromosome 11, lpPhrAust1.1, whole genome shotgun sequence contains the following coding sequences:
- the LOC133884003 gene encoding probable metal-nicotianamine transporter YSL3: MDANIGDPRLTPSVERAFEVQPLPGFWGIVTLRAMVVSAVLGVVFCFVALRIHMTAGIVPALNMPTSVLSFFFLKWFVALLQSCGIATLPFTRQENMFVLTSITTCINMALTGGFATYIIGMTTAVAKSLVDNPDQKDIIEDLPTVKYTLFLFLIGFASILCIVPFTQIMLIDYRLLFPSGSVTAHLVNSFHTPQGAYVAKLQVATLLKTFLGSFSWSVFQWFYTAGNNCGFQAFPTFGLALYKRRFYFDFSATYVGVGMICPFMVNFALLFGAILSWGFLYPYIESKKGQWYHTDSPTSLNGSNGYKVFLGITMILTDGIFNFLTLITTTSIDFYHKRQEQDSGMTHYIKKHPSLSYDDRKRIELFLSSKIPLPLPVVGYIVCAIISAAVIPSIFSQIKFYHVAALYVVAPVFAFCNSYGTGLTDWSAAPTYAKFTIFIIAAWIAHPGAVVASLVACGIINATVHVSSQAMQDSKTGYMTLTSPQVMVTGQIFGVILGSIINPSIFYAFKTTAKHSGIAIGSKHSEYPCPYSGVYRAIGIIGMGGVKELPEHCVTFCTVAFFITVAVDVLRLVSQKKGWSIQMYIPSMTAIALPFFTGSYFTIAMCLGSVVLFVWNKIHSQSAELLSSAVAAGLICGEGLFSLPTTLLSMAEVHPPICMKFLPSGEELGEVDRFLSKLATSAKS; this comes from the exons ATGGACGCGAACATCGGAGATCCGAGGCTGACGCCATCGGTGGAGCGAGCGTTCGAGGTGCAGCCGCTGCCGGGGTTCTGGGGGATAGTGACGTTGCGGGCTATGGTCGTCTCGGCGGTGCTGGGGGTCGTCTTCTGCTTCGTGGCGCTGCGCATCCACATGACCGCCGGCATCGTGCCGGCGCTCAACATGCCGACGAGCGTCctcagcttcttcttcctcaagtgGTTTGTGGCCCTGTTGCAGAGCTGTGGCATCGCCACACTGCCCTTCACCCGCCAGGAGAATATGTTCGTCCTCACATCCATCACTACCTGCATTAACATGGCGCTTACAG GTGGCTTTGCAACGTACATCATTGGAATGACGACTGCAGTAGCAAAATCACTTGTTGATAACCCAGATCAGAAAGATATCATTGAAGACCTGCCGACAGTAAAATATACGCTATTCCTTTTCCTCATTGGGTTTGCCTCGATATTGTGCATTGTGCCGTTTACGCAG ATCATGCTTATCGACTACAGATTGTTATTCCCATCAGGTTCGGTGACAGCTCACCTTGTTAACAGTTTTCACACCCCTCAAGGTGCTTACGTAGCAAA GCTCCAAGTTGCGACTCTCCTTAAAACATTTCTTGGTAGCTTTTCTTGGTCCGTGTTCCAATGGTTCTACACGGCAGGCAATAATTGTGGATTTCAAGCCTTCCCAACTTTCGGACTGGCACTATATAAGCGCAG ATTCTACTTTGATTTCTCTGCAACATATGTTGGTGTCGGTATGATTTGCCCATTTATGGTAAACTTTGCCTTGCTTTTTGGGGCCATCTTGTCTTGGGGATTCTTATACCCTTATATTGAAAGCAAAAAAGGGCAATGGTATCACACCGATAGTCCGACAAGTTTAAATGGATCGAATGGATATAAG GTATTCCTTGGAATAACAATGATCCTTACGGATGGCATTTTCAACTTTCTCACACTCATTACTACGACCTCGATTGACTTCTACCACAAAAGGCAAGAACAAGATTCAGGAATGACTCACTATATCAAGAAACACCCCAGCCTTAGCTACGATGACCGTAAAAGGATTGAATTATTTCTTTCCAGTAAAATCCCTCTTCCTCTACCAGTGGTCGGATACATCGTATGTGCAATAATTTCTGCAGCTGTTATCCCTTCGATCTTCAGTCAGATAAAATTTTACCATGTAGCAGCACTATATGTTGTTGCTCCGGTTTTTGCCTTCTGCAATAGCTACGGAACAGGACTCACAGATTGGTCAGCTGCACCAACATATGCCAAGTTCACAATCTTCATCATCGCAGCATGGATCGCGCACCCTGGAGCGGTTGTTGCTAGCCTTGTAGCTTGTGGGATTATCAATGCAACTGTTCATGTTTCATCACAGgctatgcaagattccaagacaGGTTACATGACACTGACCTCACCACAAGTTATGGTAACAGGGCAGATCTTTGGTGTCATACTTGGTTCAATTATTAATCCAAGCATCTTTTACGCATTTAAAACTACTGCCAAGCACAGCGGCATTGCCATTGGATCAAAGCACTCTGAGTACCCATGCCCATATTCTGGAGTCTATCGTGCCATTGGGATAATTGGCATGGGAGGGGTGAAGGAGCTACCTGAACACTGTGTTACATTTTGCACGGTTGCCTTCTTCATAACAGTAGCTGTAGATGTACTTAGACTGGTTTCTCAGAAAAAAGGTTGGAGTATACAAATGTATATTCCTAGTATGACAGCGATAGCATTGCCATTCTTCACCGGATCCTACTTCACTATAGCTATGTGCCTAGGTAGTGTAGTGTTGTTTGTGTGGAATAAAATACATAGTCAAAGTGCAGAGCTATTGTCGTCAGCAGTTGCAGCAGGCTTGATATGCGGAGAAGGACTATTTTCATTACCAACTACACTACTAAGCATGGCCGAGGTGCACCCACCAATCTGCATGAAGTTTCTTCCGAGTGGAGAAGAACTTGGGGAGGTGGATAGATTCCTAAGTAAATTGGCTACATCTGCGAAGTCATGA